In one Thunnus maccoyii chromosome 12, fThuMac1.1, whole genome shotgun sequence genomic region, the following are encoded:
- the myl12.2 gene encoding myosin, light chain 12, genome duplicate 2, with amino-acid sequence MSSKRAKGKNTKKRPQRATSNVFAMFDQSQIQEFKEAFNMIDQNRDGFIDKEDLHDMLASLGKNPTDEYLEAMMNEAPGPINFTMFLTMFGEKLNGTDPEDVIRNAFACFDEEGTGMIQEEYLRELLTTMGDRFTDEEVDELFREAPIDKKGNFNYVAFTRILKHGAKDKDD; translated from the exons ATGTCAAGCAAAAGGGCCAAGGGGAAGAACACCAAGAAGCGTCCTCAGCGCGCCACCTCCAATGTTTTTGCCATGTTTGATCAGTCTCAAATCCAGGAGTTCAAGGAGGCATTCAACATGATCGACCAAAACAGGGATGGTTTTATTGACAAAGAAGACCTTCATGACATGCTGGCCTCATTAG GTAAGAACCCCACAGATGAGTACCTGGAGGCAATGATGAATGAAGCCCCAGGCCCGATCAACTTTACTATGTTCCTGACCATGTTTGGAGAAAAGCTGAACGGCACAGATCCTGAAGATGTGATCCGTAACGCTTTTGCCTGTTTTGACGAGGAGGGAACAG GTATGATCCAGGAGGAGTACCTGCGGGAGCTGCTCACCACGATGGGTGACAGGTTTACAGATGAAGAAGTGGACGAGCTCTTCCGTGAGGCCCCCATTGACAAGAAAGGCAACTTTAACTATGTAGCATTCACACGCATCCTAAAGCACGGCGCAAAGGACAAGGACGATTAG